The following proteins come from a genomic window of Achromobacter sp. AONIH1:
- a CDS encoding Fe2+-dependent dioxygenase: protein MLIQIADVFTPEEAAEIRRRLDAAEWVDGKVTAGYQSAEVKRNRQLPEQHPLAQELGNLILQRLSANNLFMSAALPRKIFPPLFNRYEGGEAFGYHVDNAVRALSGGSERVRTDLSATLFFSEPDSYDGGELVIDDTYGPRAVKLPAGHMVLYPGTSLHKVNPVTRGARVSSFFWMQSLVREDSQRALLLDMDVAIQRLNQDAAGHPSIVQLTGIYHNLLRRWVDV from the coding sequence ATGCTGATACAGATCGCCGATGTCTTCACGCCCGAGGAGGCCGCCGAGATTCGCCGCCGCCTGGACGCGGCCGAGTGGGTGGACGGCAAGGTGACCGCGGGCTACCAGTCCGCCGAGGTCAAGCGCAACCGCCAGCTGCCCGAGCAGCATCCGCTGGCCCAGGAACTGGGCAACCTGATCCTGCAGCGGCTGAGCGCCAACAACCTGTTCATGTCGGCGGCGTTGCCGCGCAAGATCTTTCCGCCGCTGTTCAACCGCTACGAGGGCGGCGAGGCCTTCGGCTATCACGTCGACAACGCGGTGCGCGCGCTGTCCGGCGGGTCCGAGCGCGTGCGCACCGATCTGTCGGCCACGCTGTTCTTTTCCGAGCCCGATTCCTACGATGGCGGCGAGCTGGTGATCGACGACACCTATGGCCCGCGCGCGGTCAAGCTGCCGGCCGGACACATGGTGCTATATCCCGGCACCAGTCTTCACAAAGTGAATCCCGTCACGCGCGGCGCGCGCGTCAGCTCTTTCTTCTGGATGCAGAGCCTGGTGCGCGAGGACAGCCAGCGCGCGCTGCTGCTGGACATGGACGTGGCCATACAGCGCCTGAACCAGGACGCCGCGGGGCATCCGTCCATCGTGCAACTGACGGGCATCTATCACAACTTGCTGCGTCGCTGGGTCGACGTCTGA
- a CDS encoding HU family DNA-binding protein: MNKTELIDHIASKADISKAAAGRSLDALIGAVKTTLKKGGTVTLVGFGTFAVSARAARTGRNPRTGETIKIKKAKVPKFRPGKALKDAVN; this comes from the coding sequence ATGAACAAAACCGAACTCATCGATCACATCGCCAGCAAGGCCGACATCTCGAAGGCTGCCGCCGGCCGTTCGCTCGACGCCCTGATCGGTGCCGTCAAGACCACCCTGAAGAAGGGCGGCACGGTCACGCTGGTTGGCTTCGGCACGTTCGCCGTGTCGGCTCGCGCTGCGCGCACCGGCCGTAACCCGCGCACCGGCGAGACCATCAAGATCAAGAAGGCCAAGGTGCCGAAGTTCCGTCCCGGCAAGGCCCTGAAGGACGCCGTCAACTAA
- a CDS encoding energy transducer TonB, whose amino-acid sequence MPSFQHGSNASSPSSSIGLRAGAGLVVLALHAAVVGAIFMAPPEAPKLEQPETIMVSVIEAPVAQVAKAEEPAPEAPQPVVEPPPEPQAEPEPETRPEPEPEPEPVVEKPPMPAPKPKPKPKPKPQPKQEAPKQEPKPDTPPAQPTGAPEGSQATQSPQQGPPPDQPELVSSVEYLGAKPSANYPMASRRMREEGRVVVLVEINNQGLVVSARVDSSSGSPRLDEAALAAIRKARFKPYTRNGVAYAAKAKIPFDFVMRN is encoded by the coding sequence ATGCCTAGCTTTCAACACGGTTCGAACGCCTCATCGCCGTCCTCTTCCATCGGTTTACGCGCAGGCGCCGGCCTGGTGGTCCTTGCCTTGCATGCGGCCGTCGTCGGCGCCATTTTCATGGCGCCTCCCGAAGCGCCGAAGCTGGAGCAGCCCGAGACCATCATGGTGAGCGTGATCGAGGCGCCGGTGGCGCAGGTCGCCAAGGCCGAGGAACCCGCGCCGGAAGCGCCGCAGCCGGTCGTCGAGCCGCCGCCCGAGCCGCAGGCCGAGCCTGAACCGGAAACCAGGCCGGAACCGGAACCCGAACCCGAGCCGGTGGTCGAAAAGCCGCCGATGCCCGCGCCCAAGCCGAAGCCCAAACCCAAGCCCAAGCCGCAGCCCAAGCAGGAAGCGCCCAAGCAGGAACCCAAGCCGGACACGCCGCCCGCGCAGCCCACCGGCGCGCCCGAAGGCAGCCAGGCCACGCAAAGCCCGCAGCAGGGGCCGCCGCCCGACCAGCCGGAGCTGGTGTCCAGCGTCGAGTACCTGGGCGCCAAGCCCTCCGCCAACTATCCTATGGCGTCGCGCCGCATGCGCGAGGAAGGCCGGGTGGTGGTGCTGGTGGAAATCAACAACCAGGGCCTGGTCGTGAGCGCGCGCGTCGATTCTTCTTCCGGTTCGCCGCGCCTGGACGAGGCGGCGCTGGCCGCCATCCGCAAGGCCCGCTTCAAGCCCTATACCCGTAATGGCGTGGCCTATGCCGCCAAAGCCAAAATTCCTTTCGATTTCGTAATGAGGAACTGA
- a CDS encoding MotA/TolQ/ExbB proton channel family protein produces MSNAMHGATLVAQATTSPAAPAAAQQAATAAGGVAQQAAGAVQQTADALHGAAAALPAASAPPVATPDMGFLHFVAQSDFVGKSLFVILILMSLVTWYLILVKVASNVSMRKRSRDFLNKFWNASSLEQVENEIVTHGARDPFSHLASHAMHAQAHHNKFGATKLEESGSSSEFVTRTMRKVIDEETAKLENGLTVLASVGSTAPFVGLFGTVWGVYHALVGIGLSDGVTINRIAGPVGEALIMTGLGLAVAIPAVLAYNTFVRNNRVFLSRLDAFAHDLFAFLTTGQQVALSDGKVRALRRQSGGAQRGSE; encoded by the coding sequence ATGTCCAACGCAATGCATGGCGCCACGCTGGTGGCGCAGGCGACCACCAGCCCGGCCGCGCCGGCTGCCGCCCAGCAAGCCGCCACGGCGGCCGGCGGCGTGGCGCAGCAGGCCGCCGGCGCCGTCCAGCAGACCGCCGACGCGCTGCACGGCGCGGCCGCCGCGCTGCCCGCCGCCTCGGCGCCGCCCGTGGCCACGCCGGACATGGGCTTCCTGCATTTCGTCGCGCAGAGCGACTTTGTCGGCAAGAGCCTGTTCGTCATCCTGATCCTGATGTCGCTGGTCACCTGGTACCTGATCCTGGTCAAGGTCGCCAGCAACGTCAGCATGCGCAAGCGCTCGCGCGACTTCCTGAACAAGTTCTGGAACGCCAGCTCGCTTGAGCAGGTCGAGAACGAAATCGTCACGCACGGCGCGCGTGATCCCTTCTCGCACCTGGCCAGCCACGCCATGCACGCGCAGGCGCATCACAACAAGTTCGGCGCCACCAAGCTGGAGGAATCCGGCTCCAGCTCCGAGTTCGTCACCCGCACCATGCGCAAGGTCATCGACGAGGAAACCGCCAAGCTCGAAAACGGCCTGACGGTGCTGGCCTCGGTCGGTTCGACCGCGCCCTTCGTGGGCCTGTTCGGCACGGTCTGGGGCGTGTATCACGCGCTGGTGGGCATCGGCCTGTCCGACGGCGTGACCATCAACCGCATCGCCGGTCCGGTGGGCGAGGCCCTGATCATGACCGGCCTGGGCCTGGCGGTGGCGATTCCGGCGGTTCTGGCGTACAACACCTTCGTGCGCAACAACCGCGTGTTCCTGTCTCGCCTGGACGCGTTCGCGCATGACCTGTTCGCGTTCCTGACCACCGGCCAGCAAGTCGCGTTGTCCGACGGCAAGGTGCGCGCCCTGCGTCGCCAGAGCGGCGGCGCCCAACGCGGGAGCGAATAA
- a CDS encoding biopolymer transporter ExbD: MAFGSFEGKGGGSSTVSEINMVPLIDVMLVLLVIFIITAPLLAHSIKINMPQVAAELIEEEPKTVDLAIDASGALFWDEKPVNIDDLPNRFKALAGDKPQPEIRIRADQNTRYETLAKVMASARRSGMTRIGFVTTPPSGGNGQGGAAEQGGAPAPAPAR; the protein is encoded by the coding sequence ATGGCCTTTGGCAGCTTCGAGGGCAAGGGGGGCGGCTCCAGTACCGTCTCCGAGATCAACATGGTGCCCCTGATCGACGTCATGCTGGTGCTGCTGGTGATCTTCATCATCACGGCGCCGCTGCTGGCGCACTCGATCAAGATCAACATGCCCCAGGTGGCGGCCGAGCTGATCGAGGAAGAGCCCAAGACCGTGGACCTGGCCATCGACGCCAGCGGCGCGCTGTTCTGGGACGAGAAGCCGGTCAACATCGACGACCTGCCGAATCGCTTCAAGGCGCTGGCCGGCGACAAGCCGCAGCCCGAGATCCGCATCCGCGCTGACCAGAACACCCGCTACGAGACGCTGGCCAAGGTCATGGCCTCGGCCCGTCGTTCCGGCATGACACGCATTGGTTTTGTCACCACGCCGCCGTCCGGCGGCAACGGCCAGGGCGGCGCGGCGGAGCAGGGCGGCGCGCCGGCGCCAGCCCCCGCCCGCTGA
- a CDS encoding response regulator transcription factor produces the protein MRVLVIEDDTTLGHALQEFLADQGYAVDWLTEGDRVLGALAGQPYDLLLLDLNLPGMSGLDVLRQLRQDGNQVPVLILTARDGIDDRVAGLDAGADDYVTKPFELPELAARVRAFGRRRAGQAQPLIEVGPLSFDTVGREVRANGQRLALSVRELSVLEMLMARVGRVVTKRQIVNSLSAWDADFSENAVEVYVYRLRKRLEGTGASIQTVRGFGYMLDVEAA, from the coding sequence ATGCGAGTTCTGGTAATCGAAGACGACACCACCCTGGGCCACGCGCTCCAGGAATTCCTGGCCGACCAGGGGTATGCGGTCGACTGGCTGACCGAAGGCGACCGCGTGCTCGGCGCGCTGGCCGGCCAGCCATACGACCTGCTGCTGCTCGACCTCAACCTGCCTGGCATGAGCGGCCTGGATGTGCTGCGCCAGCTGCGCCAGGACGGCAACCAGGTTCCCGTGCTGATCCTGACCGCCCGCGACGGCATCGACGATCGCGTGGCCGGGCTGGATGCCGGCGCCGACGACTACGTCACCAAGCCCTTTGAACTGCCCGAGCTGGCCGCGCGCGTGCGCGCCTTCGGTCGTCGCCGCGCCGGACAGGCGCAGCCGCTGATCGAGGTCGGTCCGCTGAGCTTCGACACCGTCGGCCGTGAAGTGCGGGCCAACGGCCAGCGCCTGGCGCTGTCGGTGCGCGAACTTTCCGTGCTGGAGATGCTGATGGCCCGCGTGGGCCGTGTCGTGACCAAGCGGCAGATCGTCAATTCGCTGTCCGCCTGGGATGCCGATTTCAGCGAAAATGCCGTCGAGGTCTATGTGTACCGCCTGCGCAAGCGCCTGGAAGGCACCGGCGCCAGCATCCAGACGGTGCGTGGTTTCGGCTATATGCTGGATGTCGAAGCGGCCTGA
- a CDS encoding HAMP domain-containing sensor histidine kinase, whose product MPPILLLVLLDLIATWVITHKIEMSMWMLEDFLWLMVLGQIVLIVMFTWVVVQGVRSGLRSVNHLSEEIRQRSIDDMQPLEVAGVPVEIEPLVTHTNDLLLRLDASLAAQRRFIGHAAHQLRTPLSGLRLESELMLARPLPDDVRARAERIKAVSDRMIRLGQQLLVLARADPNARPQDSFVRVDLCEWVRSNGAEWFPRAREARHELDLVAPDTPIWIDADPLLLAELLGNLIDNALRYGNETGRIVLIVGANPPSLTVEDDGPGIPPEERDRVFEAFYRSPTATAGGSGLGLAIVREIAHAHGAWWRLTSRPDFPGTRLSVVFPGPRKGAQLTRQEPTS is encoded by the coding sequence ATGCCGCCCATCCTGCTGCTGGTCCTGCTGGACCTGATCGCCACCTGGGTGATCACGCACAAGATCGAGATGTCGATGTGGATGCTGGAGGATTTCCTCTGGCTGATGGTGCTGGGGCAGATCGTGCTGATCGTGATGTTCACCTGGGTGGTGGTGCAGGGCGTGCGCTCGGGCCTGCGCTCGGTGAACCATCTGTCCGAAGAGATCCGCCAGCGTTCCATTGACGACATGCAGCCGCTGGAAGTGGCCGGCGTGCCGGTCGAGATCGAGCCGCTGGTCACGCACACCAACGACCTGCTGCTGCGCCTGGACGCCTCGCTGGCGGCGCAGCGGCGCTTCATCGGCCATGCGGCCCATCAGTTGCGCACGCCGCTGTCCGGCCTGCGGCTGGAGTCCGAGCTGATGCTGGCGCGGCCGCTGCCGGACGATGTGCGCGCGCGGGCCGAGCGCATCAAGGCGGTCAGCGACCGCATGATCCGCCTGGGCCAGCAATTGTTGGTGCTGGCGCGCGCCGATCCCAATGCCCGGCCTCAAGACAGCTTCGTGCGCGTCGACCTGTGCGAATGGGTGCGGTCGAACGGGGCCGAGTGGTTTCCCCGGGCTCGCGAGGCGCGCCATGAGCTGGACCTGGTGGCGCCGGACACGCCGATCTGGATCGATGCCGATCCGCTGCTGCTGGCCGAGCTGCTGGGCAACCTGATCGACAACGCGCTGCGCTACGGCAACGAGACCGGCCGCATCGTGCTCATCGTGGGCGCCAATCCGCCGTCGCTGACGGTCGAGGATGACGGGCCCGGCATTCCGCCCGAAGAGCGCGACCGCGTGTTCGAGGCCTTCTATCGCTCGCCCACGGCCACGGCCGGCGGCTCGGGCCTGGGCCTGGCCATCGTGCGCGAGATCGCGCATGCGCATGGCGCCTGGTGGCGGCTCACCAGCCGCCCCGATTTTCCCGGAACGCGACTATCCGTCGTGTTCCCCGGCCCCCGCAAGGGAGCCCAACTCACTCGGCAAGAACCCACATCATGA
- a CDS encoding potassium transporter Kup: MSQDTVRVPNSSSSPAGVVHAPSSKAALVLGALGVVYGDIGTSPLYTLRACLTGLSVHTDLEPAHLLGVLSILFWMLMVVVSFKYVMLVLRADNRGEGGTLALLELAVRGREGRMRWVLIVLGIFGAALFYGDSMITPAISVLSALEGIGIVSHQLDEWVVPLALLVLVGLFVIQSHGTGLMGKLFGPVMALWFGTLALLGGWQVWQTPEVLSALNPMWGLRFIVEFPWISFVLLGAVVLALTGAEALYADMGHFGRPAIRRAWFSMVMPALTLCYFGQGALLLRDPEAIRNPFFLMAPDWGLAPLVALATVATVVASQAVISGAYSVTRQAVQLGFWPRMQILHTSAVEKGQIYLPQVNALLLCAVLVLVLVFRNSDNLAAAYGFAVTGTMLTTSVLAFAVLPRGSTGAKRMLWLVALGLLLLFDVLLFSANVFKIHEGGWLPLVVAIVVFTLMMTWRRGRRLLSEMQQRDRQPLKEFMEQLEEYPPSRVHGTAIFMTMNSGNVPPALLHNLKHNKVLHDHVLFLTILVADVPYVSEDERFTVNKLSASSWQATVHYGFKEDPDVPDTLRQVAEAYPEIDLEPMRTSYFLSRQTVVAAKKPALWRWRRVVFSFMARNATRSTKFFKIPANRVVEMGMQVEL, translated from the coding sequence ATGAGCCAGGACACGGTCCGCGTTCCTAACTCGTCTTCCAGCCCGGCTGGCGTGGTGCATGCGCCATCGTCCAAGGCAGCGCTCGTCCTGGGCGCGCTGGGCGTGGTGTATGGCGACATCGGCACCAGCCCGCTCTACACCCTGCGGGCCTGCCTGACCGGGCTTAGCGTGCACACCGACCTGGAGCCGGCGCATCTGCTGGGCGTGCTGTCCATCCTGTTCTGGATGCTGATGGTGGTGGTGTCGTTCAAATACGTGATGCTGGTGCTGCGCGCCGACAATCGGGGCGAAGGCGGCACGCTCGCGCTGCTGGAGCTGGCCGTGCGCGGCCGGGAAGGGCGCATGCGCTGGGTGCTGATCGTGCTGGGCATCTTCGGCGCCGCGCTGTTCTATGGCGACAGCATGATCACGCCGGCGATTTCAGTGCTGTCGGCGCTGGAGGGCATCGGCATCGTTTCGCACCAGCTCGACGAGTGGGTCGTGCCGCTGGCGCTGCTGGTGCTGGTGGGCCTGTTCGTGATTCAGTCGCACGGCACTGGCCTGATGGGCAAGCTGTTCGGTCCTGTGATGGCGCTGTGGTTCGGCACGCTGGCGCTGCTGGGCGGCTGGCAGGTCTGGCAGACGCCGGAAGTGCTCAGTGCGCTCAATCCCATGTGGGGCTTGCGCTTCATCGTCGAATTCCCCTGGATCAGCTTCGTGCTGCTGGGCGCCGTGGTGCTGGCGCTGACCGGCGCCGAGGCGCTGTACGCCGATATGGGCCACTTCGGCCGCCCGGCCATCCGCCGCGCCTGGTTCAGCATGGTGATGCCGGCGCTGACGCTGTGCTATTTTGGCCAGGGCGCGCTGCTGCTGCGCGATCCCGAGGCGATCCGCAATCCCTTCTTCCTGATGGCGCCCGACTGGGGCCTGGCGCCGCTGGTGGCGTTGGCCACCGTGGCCACCGTGGTGGCGTCGCAGGCGGTGATCTCGGGAGCCTACTCGGTGACGCGCCAGGCCGTGCAGCTGGGTTTCTGGCCGCGCATGCAGATCCTGCACACCTCGGCGGTCGAGAAAGGCCAGATCTACCTGCCGCAGGTCAACGCGCTGCTGCTGTGCGCGGTGCTGGTGCTGGTGCTGGTGTTCCGCAATTCCGACAACCTCGCCGCCGCCTACGGCTTCGCCGTGACCGGCACCATGCTGACTACCTCGGTGCTGGCCTTCGCCGTGCTGCCGCGCGGCAGCACCGGCGCCAAGCGGATGCTGTGGCTGGTGGCGTTGGGCCTTCTGCTGCTGTTCGACGTGCTGCTGTTCTCGGCCAACGTGTTCAAGATCCACGAAGGTGGCTGGCTGCCGCTGGTGGTGGCGATCGTGGTGTTCACGCTGATGATGACCTGGCGTCGCGGCCGCCGCCTGCTGTCCGAAATGCAGCAGCGCGACCGCCAGCCGCTCAAGGAATTCATGGAGCAGCTGGAGGAATACCCACCGTCGCGCGTGCACGGCACCGCCATTTTCATGACCATGAACTCCGGCAACGTGCCGCCGGCGCTGCTGCACAACCTCAAGCACAACAAGGTGCTGCACGACCATGTGCTGTTCCTGACCATCCTGGTCGCGGACGTGCCCTACGTGTCCGAGGACGAACGCTTCACGGTCAACAAGCTCAGCGCCTCCAGCTGGCAGGCCACGGTGCACTACGGCTTCAAGGAAGATCCGGATGTGCCGGACACCCTGCGCCAGGTGGCCGAGGCCTACCCGGAAATCGACCTGGAACCGATGCGTACCTCGTACTTCCTGTCGCGCCAGACCGTGGTCGCGGCCAAGAAGCCAGCCCTGTGGCGCTGGCGCCGCGTGGTGTTCTCCTTCATGGCGCGCAACGCCACCCGCAGCACCAAGTTCTTCAAGATCCCGGCCAACCGCGTCGTGGAAATGGGCATGCAGGTCGAGCTGTAA
- the argG gene encoding argininosuccinate synthase, producing MTTILPNLPTGQKVGIAFSGGLDTSAALLWMRNNGAIPYAYTANLGQPDEADYDEIPRKALAYGAKNARLIDCRPQLVAEGIAALQSGAFHISTAGITYFNTTPIGRAVTGTMLVAAMKEDDVNIWGDGSTFKGNDIERFYRYGLLTNPDLKIYKPWLDQRFIDELGGRSEMSEYMRQAGFDYKMSAEKAYSTDSNLLGATHEAKDLEHLNSGIRIVKPIMGVAFWRDDVAVKAEEVTVRFEEGQPVALNGVEYADPVELMLEANRIGGRHGLGMSDQIENRIIEAKSRGIYEAPGMALLFIAYERLVTGIHNEDTIEQYRENGRKLGRLLYQGRWFDPQAIMLRETAQRWVARAVTGEVTLELRRGNDYSLLNTESANLTYAPERLSMEKVENAPFTPADRIGQLTMRNLDITDTRAKLFTYVQTGLLASSGTSIPQLKDEKK from the coding sequence CGCCTTCTCCGGCGGCCTCGACACCAGCGCCGCGCTGCTCTGGATGCGCAACAACGGCGCCATCCCCTACGCGTACACCGCGAACCTGGGCCAGCCCGACGAGGCCGACTACGACGAGATCCCGCGCAAGGCCCTGGCCTACGGCGCCAAGAACGCCCGCCTGATCGACTGCCGCCCGCAGCTGGTCGCCGAAGGCATCGCCGCGCTGCAATCGGGCGCCTTCCACATCTCGACCGCCGGCATCACCTACTTCAACACCACGCCCATCGGCCGCGCCGTCACCGGCACCATGCTGGTGGCCGCCATGAAGGAAGACGACGTCAACATCTGGGGCGACGGCAGCACCTTCAAGGGCAACGACATCGAGCGCTTCTACCGCTACGGCCTGCTGACCAACCCGGACCTGAAGATCTACAAGCCCTGGCTGGACCAGCGCTTCATCGACGAGCTGGGCGGCCGTTCGGAAATGTCCGAATACATGCGCCAGGCCGGCTTCGACTACAAGATGTCCGCCGAAAAGGCCTACTCCACCGACTCCAATCTGCTCGGCGCCACGCACGAGGCCAAGGACCTGGAGCACCTGAACTCCGGCATCCGCATCGTCAAGCCCATCATGGGCGTGGCGTTCTGGCGCGATGACGTGGCCGTCAAGGCCGAGGAAGTCACGGTGCGCTTCGAGGAAGGCCAGCCGGTCGCGCTGAACGGCGTGGAATACGCGGACCCGGTCGAGCTGATGCTCGAAGCGAACCGCATCGGCGGCCGCCACGGCCTGGGCATGAGCGACCAGATCGAGAACCGCATCATCGAGGCCAAGAGCCGCGGCATCTACGAAGCCCCGGGCATGGCGCTGCTGTTCATCGCCTACGAGCGCCTGGTCACCGGCATCCACAACGAAGACACCATCGAGCAGTACCGCGAAAACGGCCGCAAGCTGGGCCGCCTGCTGTACCAGGGCCGCTGGTTCGACCCGCAAGCCATCATGCTGCGCGAAACCGCGCAGCGCTGGGTGGCCCGCGCCGTCACCGGCGAAGTCACGCTGGAACTGCGTCGCGGCAACGACTACTCGCTGCTGAACACCGAATCGGCCAACCTGACCTACGCTCCCGAGCGCCTGTCGATGGAAAAGGTCGAGAACGCCCCGTTCACGCCGGCCGACCGCATCGGCCAGCTGACCATGCGCAACCTCGACATCACCGATACGCGCGCCAAGCTGTTCACGTATGTGCAGACCGGCCTGCTGGCTTCGTCGGGCACGTCGATCCCTCAGCTGAAAGACGAAAAGAAATAA